The Niastella koreensis GR20-10 genome includes a window with the following:
- a CDS encoding inositol-3-phosphate synthase, protein MKEQMLPAEGKLGILLPGLGAVASTMIAGVIASRKGLAKPIGSYTQTGHIELGEGKGDRYPLIKDFVPLASLEDVVFGGWDIYEDNVYEAASNARVLDQQLLKAIRPELEAIKPMKAVFDRNYVRNLDGTFIKQSANKWEAAQELIQDIETFKKVNNVNRVVIVWTGSTEKYLEQSAVHETIASFEAGLKNNDPAIAPSMVYAYAAVSAGIPFINGAPNLTTDIPAIVQLANKTKTPIGGKDFKTGQTLMKTIVAPGLAARSLGVTGWFSTNILGNRDGLVLDDEQNFKTKEVSKLGVLEDILRPDLHPDLYGELYHKIRINYYPPHGDNKESWDNIDIFGWLNYPMQIKINFLCRDSILAAPIVLDLALFADLAQRAGMYGVQDWLSFYLKSPQTKQGEPAENDIFKQLNTLKEVLRAIMQEQTVAAPALNRAKATEPVV, encoded by the coding sequence ATGAAAGAACAAATGTTGCCGGCAGAAGGAAAATTAGGCATCCTGCTTCCTGGCCTGGGCGCTGTTGCCTCTACTATGATCGCAGGAGTTATTGCCAGCAGGAAGGGATTGGCTAAACCGATCGGATCGTATACACAAACCGGTCATATTGAGCTGGGCGAAGGAAAGGGCGACCGTTACCCCCTTATTAAAGATTTTGTGCCACTGGCATCACTGGAAGATGTAGTATTTGGCGGATGGGATATTTATGAAGACAATGTATATGAAGCAGCCAGCAATGCGCGCGTGCTCGATCAGCAATTGCTGAAGGCCATCAGGCCCGAGCTGGAAGCGATAAAACCCATGAAAGCCGTTTTTGACAGGAATTATGTACGCAACCTGGATGGCACCTTTATTAAGCAAAGCGCTAACAAATGGGAAGCAGCCCAGGAACTGATCCAGGATATTGAAACGTTCAAAAAAGTAAACAACGTAAACCGGGTAGTGATCGTATGGACCGGTTCAACCGAAAAATACCTGGAGCAATCGGCTGTGCATGAAACAATCGCTTCTTTTGAAGCAGGGTTGAAAAACAATGATCCGGCTATTGCCCCCAGTATGGTGTATGCATATGCAGCCGTTAGCGCAGGTATTCCTTTTATCAACGGCGCCCCTAACCTCACCACCGATATTCCGGCCATTGTACAGCTGGCCAACAAAACAAAAACACCTATCGGCGGCAAGGATTTCAAAACAGGACAAACGCTGATGAAAACGATCGTGGCGCCCGGACTGGCAGCCCGTTCACTGGGAGTTACCGGCTGGTTCAGTACCAACATCCTGGGTAACCGCGATGGCCTGGTGCTGGATGATGAGCAGAATTTTAAAACCAAAGAGGTGTCGAAGCTGGGTGTACTGGAAGATATTCTGCGGCCCGATCTGCACCCTGACCTGTACGGTGAATTGTATCATAAGATCCGCATCAATTATTATCCGCCACATGGCGATAACAAGGAGAGCTGGGACAACATTGATATTTTCGGCTGGCTCAACTATCCCATGCAGATCAAGATCAATTTCCTTTGCCGTGATTCTATCCTGGCAGCCCCCATTGTACTTGACCTGGCGCTTTTTGCCGACCTGGCCCAACGTGCAGGCATGTACGGTGTACAGGACTGGTTGTCGTTTTATCTTAAATCGCCCCAGACAAAACAGGGAGAACCTGCTGAGAATGATATTTTCAAACAGCTGAATACATTAAAAGAAGTTTTACGTGCAATAATGCAGGAGCAAACAGTGGCAGCGCCGGCGCTAAACCGTGCCAAAGCAACAGAGCCCGTGGTATGA